A region of Nitrospirota bacterium DNA encodes the following proteins:
- a CDS encoding CusA/CzcA family heavy metal efflux RND transporter — protein MIERLIRAALEQRLIVLLAALGLIVAGALAFRHLPIDAFPDITPVQVQIISRAPSLAPPEIERLVTFPLELELTNLPGKTELRSISRFGISVITVVFEDNVDVYFARQLVLERVIQARSRLPVGVEPVLGPVSTGLSEVYMYVVGGQGHSLMDLRTLQDWVIRPMLRAVPGLADVDTLGGLAKQYQVVVDPDRLTSLGLTLRQVTTSVTGNNQNAGGSYIEQGGDKLVIHGVGLARSMGDLEQIVVAAHKGTPVYLRDVAQVREGHAIRLGGVTRDGKGEVLEGIAVMLRGGNSREIVTRVKEQVELINRVLPSGVTVTPFYDRIELVARALETVERALLEGAGVVLLVLYLFLHNFRGAIVVALTLPLATLSTFLIMQQVGLSANLMSLGGLAISLGMIVDAAIVQVENVECYLSRASASQSLGLIGRLPLVLRAVLEVRRPSLFGELIIALTFIPLLTLQGMEGKMFVPLAIAVVLALLSSLILSMTVVPVLAAVLMRTGTTGGEGRLLEGLRRVYQRVLGVALRRSRVVVVAALGLLAAGLALIPFIGREFVPIMDEGAIVVNVVRLPSIGLTESLKISGDVERVLLAIPEVSSVVSRTGANELGTDPMGMELTDMYVLLKPRELWQARSKTEIEEQVRRRLAQVPGITFGLSQPIAMRVDELVSGVRSQVAVKLFGDDLPTLRTKAEEIAHTLRQVRGVTDLRIEQVSGLYYLKIEIDRARIARYGINVADVTEVIEAIGAGIETGELFEGQRRFPIVVRFPDERRADVETIAALWVTTPNGSRIPLRELADIRVVEGPAQISREQASRRIVIEFNVVDRDLVGTVEEARANVASAVRLPPGYYLIWGGQFENQQRAMARLAIVVPAVIGLIFLLLFFTFGTVRHATLILLTIPFAMVGGLAALFSGGLYLSVPASVGFIALSGVAVLNGVVLISYFNHLREEGAALEEAVRQGAVLRLRPVLMTALVAALGLTPLLLVTGPGSEVQRPLATVVIGGLLSSTALTLVVLPVLYSWMEQRVAQRNAAEAVSR, from the coding sequence ATGATTGAACGGCTGATCCGCGCCGCGCTCGAACAACGGCTCATCGTGCTGCTCGCCGCGCTCGGTCTGATCGTCGCTGGCGCGCTCGCCTTTCGTCACCTCCCGATTGACGCGTTTCCGGATATCACGCCGGTGCAAGTGCAGATCATTAGCCGGGCACCCTCCCTCGCACCGCCTGAAATCGAGCGGCTTGTGACGTTTCCACTGGAGCTGGAGCTGACCAATCTGCCGGGGAAAACCGAACTGCGCTCCATTTCCCGCTTCGGCATCTCGGTCATCACTGTCGTGTTCGAAGACAACGTGGACGTCTATTTCGCGCGCCAACTGGTCTTGGAGCGAGTGATCCAGGCGCGGAGCCGGTTGCCCGTGGGAGTCGAACCGGTCCTTGGTCCCGTGAGCACCGGCCTGAGCGAAGTCTATATGTATGTCGTAGGCGGTCAGGGACACAGTCTGATGGACTTGCGGACGCTCCAGGACTGGGTGATTCGGCCGATGCTGAGAGCCGTCCCCGGGCTGGCCGACGTGGATACCCTTGGTGGATTGGCCAAGCAGTACCAGGTGGTCGTCGATCCGGATCGTCTGACCAGCCTGGGCCTCACGCTTCGGCAAGTGACGACCTCGGTTACCGGGAACAACCAGAATGCGGGTGGCAGCTACATCGAGCAAGGCGGCGATAAGCTCGTCATCCACGGCGTGGGACTCGCCCGCTCCATGGGCGATCTGGAACAGATCGTCGTAGCTGCGCATAAGGGAACCCCGGTGTATCTGCGGGATGTCGCTCAGGTGCGCGAAGGACATGCAATCCGGTTGGGGGGCGTCACGCGTGACGGCAAAGGCGAGGTGCTCGAGGGGATCGCGGTCATGTTACGAGGGGGGAACAGCCGGGAAATTGTCACACGCGTGAAAGAGCAAGTCGAACTGATCAACCGCGTCCTGCCGTCCGGGGTGACCGTCACGCCGTTCTATGATCGGATCGAGTTGGTAGCACGAGCGCTCGAGACCGTCGAGCGGGCGCTCCTAGAGGGAGCGGGCGTCGTCCTCCTCGTGCTGTACCTCTTTCTTCACAATTTCCGTGGCGCGATAGTGGTTGCGCTCACGCTGCCCTTGGCGACGCTGTCCACCTTCCTGATCATGCAACAGGTCGGCCTGTCGGCGAACTTGATGTCGTTGGGCGGGCTCGCCATTTCGCTGGGCATGATCGTCGATGCCGCGATCGTGCAGGTGGAAAACGTCGAGTGCTATTTGAGCAGAGCATCCGCCTCCCAGTCGCTCGGACTCATCGGCCGATTGCCTCTCGTCTTACGCGCGGTGCTGGAAGTCCGGCGGCCCAGTCTGTTCGGCGAATTGATCATTGCGCTGACCTTCATACCGCTGCTGACCCTCCAGGGCATGGAGGGCAAGATGTTCGTCCCGCTCGCGATCGCAGTGGTGCTCGCCCTGTTGAGCTCGTTGATCCTGTCCATGACCGTCGTGCCGGTTCTTGCCGCGGTGCTCATGCGGACTGGTACGACCGGCGGAGAAGGACGACTGCTGGAAGGACTGCGGCGCGTGTATCAGCGTGTGCTGGGGGTCGCGCTGCGGCGGTCGCGCGTCGTCGTGGTCGCAGCACTCGGCCTGCTGGCTGCAGGCCTGGCGCTGATTCCGTTCATCGGCCGGGAATTCGTGCCGATCATGGACGAAGGCGCCATCGTCGTGAATGTGGTGCGCCTGCCCAGCATCGGGCTTACGGAATCACTCAAGATCTCGGGTGACGTCGAACGAGTGTTGCTCGCCATCCCGGAGGTGTCGTCGGTCGTCTCCCGGACCGGCGCCAATGAACTCGGCACCGATCCGATGGGCATGGAATTGACCGACATGTATGTCCTGCTCAAACCGCGAGAGCTATGGCAGGCGCGCTCGAAGACCGAGATCGAAGAGCAGGTTCGGCGCCGGCTCGCGCAAGTCCCCGGCATCACTTTCGGCTTGTCTCAGCCCATCGCCATGCGTGTGGATGAGTTAGTGTCGGGCGTGCGCTCACAAGTCGCCGTCAAGCTGTTCGGCGACGATCTTCCGACCTTGCGAACCAAGGCCGAAGAGATCGCGCACACGCTGAGACAAGTCAGAGGCGTCACCGATCTCCGGATCGAACAGGTCTCCGGCCTGTACTATCTGAAGATCGAGATCGACCGCGCCCGGATCGCGCGCTATGGTATCAACGTGGCCGACGTGACGGAAGTGATTGAGGCCATCGGGGCCGGCATTGAGACGGGCGAGCTGTTCGAAGGGCAACGGCGCTTTCCGATCGTGGTGCGGTTTCCCGACGAGCGGCGGGCCGATGTGGAAACCATCGCCGCCTTATGGGTGACGACACCCAACGGGTCCCGCATTCCCCTTCGAGAATTGGCCGACATTCGGGTGGTGGAAGGACCGGCGCAAATCAGCCGCGAGCAGGCAAGTCGGCGGATCGTGATCGAATTCAACGTGGTCGACCGCGACCTCGTGGGGACGGTCGAGGAAGCGCGGGCGAACGTCGCGTCCGCGGTGCGCTTGCCTCCCGGCTATTATCTGATCTGGGGCGGCCAGTTCGAAAATCAACAACGGGCGATGGCGCGTCTGGCCATCGTCGTGCCGGCCGTCATCGGCCTCATCTTCTTGCTGCTCTTTTTCACGTTCGGCACCGTCCGGCACGCGACGTTGATCCTGCTCACGATTCCCTTTGCGATGGTCGGCGGCCTCGCGGCGCTCTTTAGCGGCGGCCTGTATCTTTCGGTGCCGGCCTCGGTGGGCTTCATCGCGCTGTCCGGTGTCGCCGTCCTGAACGGCGTCGTCTTGATTTCCTATTTCAATCACCTTCGCGAGGAAGGCGCGGCGCTCGAAGAGGCCGTGCGGCAAGGAGCCGTGTTGCGGCTTCGTCCGGTGTTGATGACCGCGCTGGTTGCGGCCTTGGGCTTGACGCCCCTCTTACTGGTCACCGGGCCGGGCTCGGAGGTTCAGCGTCCGCTCGCAACGGTCGTCATCGGTGGGTTGCTCTCCTCCACGGCGCTGACGCTCGTGGTCCTGCCGGTGCTCTATTCATGGATGGAACAGCGAGTCGCGCAGCGGAACGCCGCGGAGGCGGTCTCCCGATGA
- a CDS encoding efflux RND transporter periplasmic adaptor subunit, with the protein MTCAVMRTGRITVLVMLVGFFATGPLSCQGRQEEPAKQPSGSTAPTGPVVLELPEGSLTLVSLKTDRVGVRPLKVVLKAQAGKILPNENRLAHLSPRVPGRIVAVYANLGDRVKTGDRLLLLDSPAFGETQLEYRKARTRLGVAEKALDRAKVLLERGAIGQAEYQRREAEYETSLADVHESEEKLHLLGMKESEIARLARKDLPHAQVAQVPLRAPFTGEVIERNATVGEVVDPTKVLFTVADLSTVWVRADFPEHQVGHLRKGLPIEVHVAAYPKDVFRGVITYVAAVVDPATRTVMMRSDVPNPDRRLRPEMFAEVSLIIEEQPVLAMPRAALQQVGDRTVAFLVVGPRRFERREITIGQSAGDYVEVTGGLADGDEVVTEGSYALKSELLREQMPAGGPL; encoded by the coding sequence ATGACCTGCGCCGTGATGCGGACTGGTCGGATCACAGTACTGGTCATGCTGGTGGGATTCTTCGCCACCGGACCTCTTTCCTGTCAGGGCCGGCAAGAGGAGCCAGCCAAACAGCCCAGCGGTTCGACGGCTCCAACCGGTCCAGTGGTATTGGAATTGCCCGAAGGCAGCCTGACCCTCGTCAGTCTCAAGACTGACCGGGTCGGCGTCCGACCTCTGAAAGTCGTGTTGAAGGCGCAGGCGGGGAAAATTCTGCCCAATGAAAATCGGCTGGCGCATTTGAGCCCACGGGTACCGGGCCGGATCGTGGCCGTGTATGCGAATCTGGGCGACCGGGTGAAGACGGGGGATCGACTGCTCTTGCTGGACAGCCCTGCGTTTGGGGAGACGCAACTGGAATATCGCAAGGCCAGAACGCGCCTCGGGGTGGCCGAGAAAGCCCTCGATCGCGCCAAGGTCCTGCTGGAGCGGGGCGCGATCGGTCAGGCCGAGTACCAGCGGCGGGAAGCCGAGTATGAGACCTCCCTGGCGGATGTGCACGAATCGGAGGAGAAACTTCACCTGCTCGGCATGAAAGAAAGTGAAATTGCGCGGCTCGCACGGAAAGACTTGCCGCACGCCCAGGTTGCCCAGGTCCCGCTGCGCGCTCCGTTTACCGGCGAAGTCATTGAGCGCAATGCGACCGTGGGTGAAGTCGTCGATCCGACCAAGGTCTTGTTCACGGTGGCCGATCTCTCGACGGTCTGGGTCCGCGCGGATTTTCCGGAACACCAGGTGGGACATCTGCGGAAGGGGTTGCCGATCGAGGTGCACGTGGCAGCCTATCCGAAGGACGTCTTTCGCGGAGTCATCACCTATGTGGCGGCGGTCGTGGATCCGGCTACGCGCACAGTGATGATGCGATCGGATGTCCCGAACCCGGATCGGCGGCTGAGGCCAGAAATGTTCGCGGAGGTCAGCCTGATCATCGAGGAACAGCCCGTCTTGGCCATGCCGCGGGCCGCGCTGCAGCAAGTGGGGGACCGCACCGTTGCCTTTCTGGTCGTCGGACCGCGCCGGTTCGAGCGGCGGGAGATCACCATCGGACAGAGCGCGGGCGACTATGTGGAAGTGACAGGCGGCCTGGCGGACGGCGACGAGGTCGTCACGGAAGGGAGCTACGCGCTCAAGTCCGAGCTGCTGCGTGAGCAGATGCCGGCGGGAGGCCCGCTATGA
- a CDS encoding TolC family protein, producing MQYRTMCLIGITSLLGSIWYGESASANRDARVFQLDEVIELALTSNPTLAAAQGTLEQAQGQRVAAGAYLNPSISGSAGRGAIRDPSTGVTITERTITVEQPLEWPGKRAARQRAAEAGLASAYAGLEEARLTVVAEVKVAFYQLLLAQQDADLAKQNLRTVEEVADVVQAKVSTGEAARFEGIKATVEVQKARKEVDRSENALVVAQARLDVLTGKGLGPGFTIRGEFASVRPGLDRQALIARAVERHPVIRRHQKLVEQAASQVVQERASRIPTVSVQGQYHREAGDESLTAGLSVPIPIWYRRQGEIGVALGAQRRAEAERLRVQNELEQTVTQHAQEVQTAQGQIRVFEEGLLKQAKEALDIAQFSFRHGTASLLEVLDAQRVYRQTLLEYAQARADLSIALARLDRAIGELP from the coding sequence ATGCAATACAGGACCATGTGTCTGATTGGCATTACCTCGCTTCTCGGCAGCATCTGGTACGGGGAGTCGGCGTCCGCCAACAGAGATGCTCGTGTCTTCCAGCTCGATGAGGTGATTGAATTGGCACTCACCAGCAATCCGACTCTCGCCGCAGCACAGGGAACATTGGAGCAAGCCCAGGGCCAACGTGTCGCAGCGGGTGCATACCTCAACCCATCGATCAGCGGCTCGGCAGGCCGTGGCGCGATCCGTGACCCCAGCACGGGCGTGACCATCACGGAGCGCACGATTACCGTCGAGCAACCGCTCGAATGGCCGGGCAAGCGGGCGGCGCGGCAACGAGCGGCCGAGGCGGGGTTGGCCAGTGCCTATGCGGGCTTGGAAGAGGCGCGGCTGACCGTCGTCGCCGAGGTGAAGGTGGCCTTCTATCAGTTGCTCCTGGCTCAGCAGGATGCGGACCTGGCCAAACAGAATCTCCGCACGGTAGAGGAGGTGGCCGACGTCGTGCAGGCGAAGGTGAGTACCGGCGAAGCGGCGAGGTTCGAAGGGATCAAAGCCACGGTTGAAGTGCAGAAGGCCCGGAAGGAAGTGGATCGCTCGGAGAACGCCTTGGTCGTGGCGCAAGCGAGACTAGATGTGCTCACTGGCAAAGGGCTGGGGCCAGGCTTTACGATCCGCGGCGAGTTTGCCTCGGTCCGTCCGGGGCTGGACCGGCAGGCATTGATCGCCCGCGCCGTGGAACGCCATCCCGTCATTCGGCGTCATCAGAAATTGGTGGAACAGGCGGCCTCGCAAGTCGTGCAGGAACGCGCGTCCCGGATTCCTACTGTCTCGGTGCAAGGACAATATCACCGGGAGGCGGGCGATGAATCCCTCACGGCGGGTCTGAGCGTGCCGATTCCGATTTGGTACCGCCGCCAGGGAGAAATCGGAGTGGCCCTTGGGGCGCAGCGGCGGGCCGAAGCTGAGCGTCTCCGTGTGCAGAACGAGCTCGAGCAGACGGTGACGCAGCACGCGCAGGAAGTCCAGACTGCCCAGGGGCAGATCCGGGTCTTCGAAGAGGGATTGCTCAAGCAAGCGAAGGAGGCGCTGGACATTGCCCAGTTCAGCTTCCGACATGGCACGGCCAGTTTGCTCGAAGTCCTCGATGCCCAGCGGGTCTACCGGCAAACGCTGCTCGAGTACGCTCAGGCCCGTGCCGATCTCTCGATCGCGCTCGCGCGTCTGGATCGCGCCATAGGAGAACTCCCATGA
- a CDS encoding carboxymuconolactone decarboxylase family protein, which produces MNRKSGDLFQELRRFSPTVTGGLLRMRQETYRDAAVEAKYKLLAAMAISIAIRCEPCIHAYVRMAVERGATRDELLEFLNVAMTMQGCPGEEWALKAYAAYKEAMNERRLDQPAACCAHDNPGGGIHRGEEE; this is translated from the coding sequence ATGAATCGAAAATCAGGGGATCTGTTTCAGGAGTTGCGTCGCTTCAGCCCTACAGTGACCGGCGGGCTTTTGCGCATGCGGCAGGAAACCTATCGGGACGCGGCTGTCGAGGCGAAGTACAAGCTATTGGCGGCGATGGCGATTTCAATTGCGATCCGCTGTGAACCGTGCATCCACGCCTATGTCCGCATGGCGGTCGAACGAGGCGCGACGCGGGACGAACTCCTGGAGTTTCTGAACGTCGCCATGACGATGCAGGGATGCCCGGGGGAGGAATGGGCGCTCAAAGCCTATGCGGCGTACAAGGAAGCGATGAATGAGCGGCGGCTGGATCAACCCGCCGCCTGCTGTGCTCACGACAATCCCGGCGGCGGGATACACAGAGGAGAGGAAGAATGA
- a CDS encoding heavy metal-responsive transcriptional regulator, which produces MALGLTIGQLAKVAGVNVQTVRYYERRKLLRPEDRKPSGYRLYGGDALKRLRFIKNAQALGFTLREIGELLGLTVRSTARCGDVQRRAEAKLAQVKAKVQDLQALARALDGLIRACRAGRPTDQCPILKSLEERKGHLGHTTRTS; this is translated from the coding sequence ATGGCTTTGGGACTGACGATCGGCCAACTTGCCAAGGTGGCCGGAGTGAATGTGCAGACGGTCCGGTACTATGAGCGGCGCAAGCTGCTTCGGCCGGAAGACCGCAAGCCGTCCGGTTACCGGCTGTACGGGGGGGACGCGCTCAAACGCCTGCGTTTTATCAAGAATGCGCAGGCGCTCGGATTCACCTTGCGCGAGATCGGCGAGTTGCTGGGTCTCACGGTGCGTTCGACCGCCCGCTGCGGGGATGTCCAACGAAGAGCGGAAGCGAAATTGGCGCAAGTGAAGGCCAAGGTCCAAGACCTCCAAGCGCTGGCGCGGGCGCTCGACGGCTTAATCCGCGCGTGCCGCGCCGGTCGGCCCACCGATCAGTGCCCGATCTTGAAGAGTTTGGAAGAACGGAAGGGCCATCTCGGTCATACGACGCGCACAAGCTGA
- a CDS encoding methyltransferase domain-containing protein, which produces MTVENVSELVSERYARAAATGEQMCCPSGYNFEDLGRFIPEEVLRISYGCGTPAGLETVRPGETVLDIGSGGGIDCFEASRRVGQTGRVIGIDMTDTMLAIARRNAPIVAANLGYETSNVEFRKGMAEAMPVEDATIDLIISNCVINLAPDKRKVFREMYRVLKPGGRFTISDIVADQAVPQYLVHDTEKWGNCLSGALQVGEYIGGMLEAGFRGVHQLKAMPWQSIDGIHFLSITLTGYKPPAVAETPEARFATLAGPFSRVTDELGNLYRRGIPRQIDPVTAQLFSLPPFRDLFFLSETPVVLEPSDPRWLAVLPEQKPCVWQGHFAIFTGPFAEVEDDDHHTFRRGVSLEICSKTLHVLQTDAYRLHFAIINRATSAVSGAEVACKPTGGCC; this is translated from the coding sequence ATGACGGTCGAAAATGTCTCGGAACTCGTCAGCGAGCGTTACGCTCGAGCTGCAGCGACGGGGGAGCAAATGTGCTGCCCGAGCGGCTACAACTTCGAGGATCTTGGGCGGTTCATCCCGGAAGAAGTGTTGAGAATCTCCTATGGTTGCGGGACTCCAGCCGGCCTGGAAACGGTTCGTCCCGGCGAAACGGTCCTGGATATCGGGTCGGGCGGGGGCATTGATTGCTTTGAAGCCTCGCGCCGGGTCGGCCAGACCGGCCGGGTGATCGGCATCGATATGACCGACACCATGCTGGCCATTGCAAGACGCAACGCGCCCATCGTCGCGGCCAACCTCGGCTACGAGACGTCGAATGTTGAATTCCGCAAAGGCATGGCGGAAGCCATGCCGGTCGAGGATGCCACTATCGATCTCATCATTTCGAACTGCGTCATCAACCTGGCGCCGGACAAGCGCAAGGTCTTCCGCGAAATGTATCGCGTCCTCAAGCCCGGCGGGCGCTTCACGATCTCCGACATTGTCGCCGACCAGGCCGTGCCACAATACCTGGTCCATGATACGGAGAAGTGGGGCAACTGCCTGTCCGGCGCCCTTCAGGTCGGCGAATATATCGGCGGAATGCTGGAAGCGGGCTTTCGCGGGGTGCATCAACTCAAAGCCATGCCCTGGCAGTCGATTGACGGCATTCACTTCCTGTCGATCACGCTGACCGGCTACAAGCCGCCCGCCGTGGCCGAGACTCCCGAGGCGCGGTTCGCCACCCTAGCAGGTCCGTTCAGCCGGGTGACCGACGAGCTGGGTAACCTGTATAGGCGAGGCATTCCCCGACAGATCGACCCGGTGACCGCCCAGTTATTCAGCCTGCCGCCGTTTCGTGACCTGTTTTTCTTGTCGGAGACGCCGGTCGTCCTCGAGCCGTCGGACCCCCGCTGGTTGGCCGTGTTGCCCGAGCAGAAGCCCTGCGTCTGGCAAGGGCACTTCGCGATCTTCACCGGCCCCTTCGCCGAAGTCGAGGACGACGATCACCACACCTTCCGGCGAGGCGTCTCGTTGGAAATCTGTTCCAAGACATTGCACGTCCTCCAGACCGACGCATACCGGCTCCACTTCGCGATCATCAACCGTGCGACCTCCGCGGTCTCGGGTGCGGAGGTCGCATGCAAACCGACGGGCGGCTGTTGCTGA